One stretch of Tepiditoga spiralis DNA includes these proteins:
- a CDS encoding RnfABCDGE type electron transport complex subunit D translates to MKFKNLSAPHLRTKDTTRQVMIDVLISLTPAIAVSTWVFGLRALYIMMFSMISAEVLDFFIVRVLKKQKNYKPDFSASVTGLLFGMNMSMAVHWWHMLIGIAFAIIVAKHAFGGLGQNIFNPAEIGRVFMLISFPTVMTTWYKPFANMSASVDTITTATPLALLKEYGANKSLSNFSYMDMFLGKIPGSIGEVSALALLIGFAYLVYKKRIKLMIPISIFSTVLIISSIFYFVNPTRFGTPLFHLLAGGMIIGALFMATDMVTSPMTIKGQIVFGIGIGVIALTIRYFGAYPEGVSFSIVIMNALVPLIDLWMKPRVFGTSKKGAK, encoded by the coding sequence ATGAAATTTAAAAATCTTTCTGCTCCACATTTAAGAACAAAAGACACTACAAGACAAGTTATGATTGATGTTTTAATATCATTAACTCCAGCTATTGCAGTGTCTACTTGGGTTTTTGGATTAAGAGCATTGTATATAATGATGTTTTCTATGATTTCTGCAGAAGTTTTAGATTTTTTTATAGTAAGAGTACTTAAAAAACAAAAAAATTATAAACCAGATTTTTCTGCTTCTGTAACTGGATTATTATTTGGGATGAATATGTCAATGGCTGTTCATTGGTGGCATATGTTAATTGGTATTGCTTTTGCAATAATTGTTGCAAAACACGCTTTTGGTGGATTGGGACAAAATATTTTCAATCCAGCTGAAATAGGAAGAGTTTTTATGTTAATATCTTTTCCAACTGTAATGACTACATGGTATAAACCTTTTGCAAATATGAGTGCTTCTGTTGATACAATAACAACGGCAACTCCACTTGCATTGTTAAAAGAATATGGTGCAAATAAATCACTTTCAAATTTTTCTTATATGGACATGTTTTTAGGTAAGATACCAGGTTCAATAGGTGAAGTTAGTGCACTTGCATTATTAATAGGATTTGCTTATTTAGTTTACAAAAAAAGAATTAAATTAATGATACCTATTTCAATTTTTTCAACAGTTTTAATAATAAGTAGCATTTTTTATTTTGTAAACCCAACAAGATTTGGAACTCCTTTATTTCATTTACTAGCTGGTGGAATGATAATTGGTGCTTTATTCATGGCTACTGATATGGTAACTTCACCAATGACTATAAAAGGACAAATAGTTTTTGGTATAGGAATTGGAGTTATAGCATTAACAATAAGATACTTTGGAGCTTATCCTGAAGGTGTATCTTTTTCAATTGTAATAATGAATGCACTAGTACCTTTAATTGATTTATGGATGAAACCAAGAGTTTTTGGAACCTCTAAAAAGGGGGCTAAGTAA
- a CDS encoding RnfABCDGE type electron transport complex subunit G — protein MKDYIKTGLVLMIYMVIAGFLVAFVYNAVTPAINNAEFNAKLKAIKTVLTDANTQKLLVEKIPQNEEELNKFIWQKNSDLLYKDEKSNKIYSPAFKFISGNKEIYVLTISGVGFGGDVTSVVSFVKENGKTSLNKIEVINYSQETPGLGANIAEDSVKERFYSIPYSGLKSGLKVDKDSGVKINANEKEKFSAQGIVITSDIMTGATITPRGVVSSINAAVKYLTEKGVM, from the coding sequence ATGAAAGATTATATAAAAACAGGACTTGTTTTAATGATATATATGGTAATAGCAGGATTTTTAGTTGCTTTTGTCTATAATGCAGTAACACCTGCAATAAATAATGCAGAATTCAATGCAAAATTAAAAGCTATAAAAACAGTACTTACTGATGCTAATACACAAAAATTATTAGTAGAAAAAATACCACAAAATGAAGAAGAATTAAATAAATTTATTTGGCAAAAAAATTCAGATTTATTGTACAAAGATGAAAAAAGCAATAAAATATATTCACCTGCATTTAAATTCATATCAGGAAATAAAGAAATCTATGTATTAACTATATCAGGTGTAGGATTTGGCGGAGATGTAACTTCTGTTGTTTCTTTTGTAAAAGAAAATGGAAAAACATCTTTAAATAAAATTGAAGTTATAAATTACTCTCAAGAAACACCTGGACTTGGTGCAAATATTGCTGAAGACTCTGTTAAAGAAAGATTTTATTCAATACCTTATTCTGGTTTAAAATCTGGTTTAAAAGTTGATAAAGATTCTGGAGTAAAAATAAATGCAAACGAAAAAGAAAAATTTTCAGCTCAAGGTATTGTAATAACAAGTGATATAATGACTGGTGCAACAATAACTCCAAGAGGAGTTGTTAGTTCTATAAACGCTGCCGTAAAATACCTTACAGAAAAAGGGGTGATGTAA
- the rsxE gene encoding electron transport complex subunit RsxE, with protein MADIKNLTSGLAKNNPIFVQVLGMCPTLATTTNAKNGLGMGLAAAAVLVMSNIVISLIKKLVPDKIRIPVYIVVIASFVSMIDLLMHGYTYDLWKTLGLFIPLIVVNCIILGRAEAFASKNGVLDSIYDAIGMGLGFTAALVILGSVRELLGNGTIFNINIWGSGLKMYVFILPPGAFIALGLILATFNYIGIKKSKKAGAKK; from the coding sequence ATGGCAGACATAAAAAACTTAACCAGTGGGCTTGCAAAAAATAATCCTATCTTCGTACAAGTTTTAGGAATGTGTCCAACTCTTGCAACAACAACAAATGCAAAAAATGGACTTGGAATGGGATTGGCTGCAGCTGCTGTTCTTGTTATGTCTAATATTGTAATATCTTTAATAAAAAAATTAGTTCCGGATAAGATTAGAATACCTGTATATATAGTTGTAATTGCTTCTTTTGTTTCAATGATAGACTTATTAATGCATGGTTATACATATGATTTGTGGAAAACATTGGGATTATTTATACCTTTAATTGTTGTTAACTGTATAATTCTTGGAAGAGCCGAAGCTTTTGCTTCTAAAAATGGTGTTCTTGATTCTATCTACGATGCAATAGGAATGGGACTTGGATTTACCGCAGCCTTAGTTATACTTGGATCTGTTAGAGAACTTTTAGGTAATGGTACTATTTTCAATATCAATATTTGGGGAAGCGGTTTGAAAATGTATGTTTTCATTCTTCCACCTGGAGCATTTATTGCACTTGGATTAATACTTGCAACCTTTAACTATATAGGAATTAAAAAAAGCAAAAAGGCGGGTGCTAAGAAATGA
- the rsxA gene encoding electron transport complex subunit RsxA yields the protein MTKLFLIFLSATLVNNFVLSRFLGICPFIGVSKKLDSAAGMSMAVVFVMTMAGIISWILNLLLVATGLEFLRVIVFILVIAVLVQFVEFFIKKTSPSLYEALGIYLPLITTNCAVLGVALINIQTNYNIIETTVNSFASALGFGMALMIFAAIRERLDLSSIPKPFQGTAIALITAGLLSLSFMGFSGLVRL from the coding sequence ATGACAAAATTATTTTTAATATTCTTATCTGCTACACTCGTTAATAACTTTGTTTTATCAAGATTTTTAGGAATATGTCCTTTCATTGGTGTATCTAAAAAATTAGATTCAGCTGCTGGAATGTCTATGGCTGTTGTATTCGTTATGACTATGGCTGGAATAATAAGCTGGATTTTAAACTTATTGCTCGTAGCCACTGGATTAGAATTTTTAAGAGTTATCGTATTTATACTTGTTATTGCTGTACTCGTTCAGTTTGTTGAATTCTTTATTAAAAAAACAAGTCCTTCTTTATACGAAGCACTTGGAATATACCTTCCATTGATAACAACAAACTGTGCTGTTTTGGGTGTTGCTCTAATAAACATTCAAACAAATTACAATATAATTGAAACTACAGTCAATTCATTTGCATCTGCACTTGGATTTGGTATGGCATTAATGATTTTTGCTGCTATACGTGAAAGACTTGATTTAAGCAGTATTCCAAAACCATTTCAAGGAACTGCAATTGCATTAATTACTGCCGGATTACTCTCATTATCATTTATGGGATTTTCTGGATTAGTAAGACTCTAA
- a CDS encoding (Fe-S)-binding protein, translating to MSTIINAVLLLGILGFASGAFLAFAAKKFEVKEDVRKILAEAVLPGANCGACGFPGCSGFASGFVKGTATADGCLPGKRTGVPEKLKKINAMSDEELEKLFEENNNDIDAIKKAL from the coding sequence ATGTCAACAATAATAAATGCAGTATTACTATTGGGAATACTTGGATTTGCTTCAGGAGCATTTTTAGCATTTGCTGCTAAAAAGTTTGAAGTTAAAGAAGATGTTAGAAAGATATTGGCAGAAGCTGTTTTACCTGGTGCAAACTGTGGAGCATGTGGATTTCCTGGATGTTCTGGATTTGCAAGCGGTTTTGTAAAAGGAACAGCAACAGCTGATGGATGTTTGCCTGGAAAAAGAACTGGTGTTCCAGAAAAACTAAAAAAAATAAATGCTATGTCTGATGAAGAGTTAGAAAAATTATTTGAAGAAAATAATAATGATATTGATGCAATAAAAAAGGCATTATAA
- a CDS encoding GGDEF domain-containing protein, giving the protein MKYLSKKTFLLIFSILLLFLFKPDFKNIKLFQTIIVLVITYFTDNIIIKYKKIRLITNAIGFLIAFYFGKEYIIIASLVIIFRIKKKSYENNLKKFLVYFIMYYLSANLALMITKNIYLELFLFLSFSILINQIFFDLKKFDKKIFITEYVYFLSLLPAMYIQISNNDLILKSFIIFQNIIYLSFYYFIIRLKNKKIIENYRNKKIKKFNKVLLEYSKLLNTSTKSIEHIICETLKIVNDVFGYKYILFSKLNYETGLIERISNYGISNEMYENIKNKEVTLQELKKILKKENKYENSYFIPKLNNDSEFKGFDLEKESIEDIDSELEIKWNNKDLLLITVNDDIGRLWGYMSCDAPIDGMRPTKEDLEMLSVLGGILSIIISNRKKYNYVKKLSERDALTGAYNFLKIVDDMNKSNKKDIFSIAFFDMDNFKKINDSYGHLYGDQILKSIVKIIKNHIRSTDSVYRYGGDEFVVIFNNLTKYKATNIVKRIQENLSKLHEGATFSVGIADSSEAKMKDLIELADKRAYFAKKKGKNRIIYKR; this is encoded by the coding sequence ATGAAATATTTAAGTAAAAAAACTTTTTTGCTTATTTTTTCTATTTTATTATTATTTTTATTTAAACCTGATTTTAAAAATATAAAGTTATTTCAAACTATTATAGTTTTAGTAATTACATATTTTACAGATAATATAATAATAAAATATAAAAAAATAAGATTAATAACTAATGCAATAGGTTTTTTAATAGCTTTTTATTTTGGAAAAGAATATATAATAATAGCATCATTAGTAATTATATTTAGAATTAAGAAAAAGTCATATGAAAATAATTTAAAAAAATTTTTAGTTTATTTTATAATGTATTATTTAAGTGCAAATTTAGCATTGATGATTACCAAAAATATTTATTTAGAATTATTTTTATTTTTAAGTTTTTCGATTTTAATAAATCAAATCTTCTTTGATTTAAAGAAGTTTGATAAAAAAATATTTATTACAGAATATGTTTATTTTTTAAGTTTATTACCTGCAATGTATATTCAGATTTCAAATAATGATTTAATTTTAAAATCTTTTATAATATTTCAAAATATAATTTATTTATCCTTTTATTACTTTATAATAAGATTGAAAAATAAAAAAATAATTGAAAATTATAGAAATAAAAAAATAAAAAAGTTTAATAAAGTTTTGCTAGAATACTCTAAACTTTTAAATACATCTACAAAAAGTATTGAGCATATTATTTGTGAAACATTAAAAATAGTAAATGATGTTTTTGGTTATAAATATATTTTATTTTCTAAATTAAATTATGAAACGGGTTTAATTGAAAGAATTTCAAATTATGGAATTTCTAATGAAATGTATGAAAATATAAAAAATAAAGAAGTTACTTTGCAAGAATTAAAAAAAATTTTAAAAAAAGAGAATAAATATGAAAATTCATATTTTATTCCAAAATTAAATAATGATTCAGAGTTTAAAGGATTTGATCTTGAAAAAGAATCAATTGAAGATATAGATAGTGAATTAGAAATAAAATGGAATAATAAAGATTTATTATTAATTACAGTAAATGATGATATTGGAAGATTGTGGGGATATATGTCTTGTGATGCTCCAATAGATGGTATGAGACCAACTAAAGAAGACTTAGAAATGTTATCGGTTTTAGGAGGTATTCTATCTATAATAATATCTAATAGAAAAAAATATAATTATGTTAAAAAATTGAGTGAAAGAGATGCTCTAACAGGAGCATATAACTTTTTAAAGATAGTTGATGATATGAATAAAAGTAATAAAAAAGACATTTTTTCTATTGCTTTTTTTGATATGGATAATTTTAAAAAAATAAATGATAGTTATGGACATTTGTATGGAGATCAAATTTTAAAAAGTATAGTAAAAATCATAAAAAATCATATTAGAAGTACGGATAGTGTATACAGATATGGTGGTGATGAATTTGTTGTTATATTTAATAATTTAACAAAGTATAAAGCAACAAATATAGTCAAAAGAATACAAGAAAATTTGTCAAAATTGCACGAAGGAGCAACATTTAGTGTTGGAATAGCAGATTCATCCGAAGCAAAAATGAAAGATCTAATAGAATTAGCAGATAAAAGAGCATATTTTGCAAAGAAAAAAGGAAAAAATAGAATAATTTATAAAAGATAA
- a CDS encoding alpha/beta hydrolase family protein, with product MKKILVIIFLIFSFMAFSESFEYSITSNESRIGTSTVNFDEFKFNENTLTELQIGKTFVKYESYTQYNESWYFKNYKLDIFVNGYKQGTLISKYDNGMIISTFNGSKLKNIKIKDPIILDNNIIGHFFIFNKMNNLKNKNIKLFIPSLLLSPRTEKYVIIDSDFTESDSFYKLKTLNSVLEIKFNDKTLESVFDTIKKVKIFLNGKDMKKNVLEKEITFKSNNFTLYGSLMYPQKLKQKNPAVILIHGSGPNDRDETLVINKKIYKPFLEISKELSKNGFIVLRYDKRSYTILQKKLKNFDNLSVKDFVDDARAGIDFLNTLDEVDKNNIFILGHSQGASFLPLIIKNKNIKGAIAISPGLLNIFDQMEYQLKYQLDYIKALKNDEKYKQTIDLIEKYLEEIEDANKKFKDDSLKNDDVILGQKAKVFIDWVKFQPDPYKDIFSINIPLLILNGTQDLKTPKELLESKESSLKENKNITIEYLENTTHEMLNNITMNFNDEIIKNILNWVNNLN from the coding sequence ATGAAAAAAATTTTAGTTATAATTTTTTTAATTTTTAGTTTTATGGCATTTTCGGAAAGTTTTGAATATAGTATAACTTCAAATGAAAGTAGAATAGGAACATCTACTGTGAATTTTGATGAATTTAAATTTAATGAAAATACACTAACGGAGCTTCAAATTGGTAAAACTTTTGTTAAATATGAATCATATACACAATATAACGAATCATGGTACTTTAAAAATTATAAACTTGATATATTTGTTAATGGATATAAGCAAGGAACATTAATTTCAAAGTATGATAATGGTATGATTATTAGTACTTTTAATGGATCAAAATTGAAAAACATAAAAATAAAAGATCCCATAATATTAGATAATAACATTATTGGACATTTTTTTATATTTAATAAAATGAATAATTTGAAAAATAAAAATATTAAGTTGTTTATTCCATCTTTATTGTTATCTCCAAGAACAGAAAAGTATGTAATCATTGATTCTGATTTTACAGAAAGTGATAGTTTTTATAAATTAAAAACTTTAAATTCAGTTTTAGAAATAAAATTTAATGATAAAACTTTAGAATCTGTATTTGATACAATAAAAAAAGTAAAAATTTTTTTAAATGGAAAAGATATGAAAAAGAATGTTTTAGAAAAAGAAATTACATTTAAAAGTAATAACTTTACTCTATATGGAAGTTTAATGTATCCTCAGAAATTAAAACAAAAAAATCCAGCAGTAATATTAATTCATGGATCTGGTCCAAATGATAGAGATGAAACTTTAGTGATTAATAAAAAAATTTATAAACCTTTTTTGGAAATTTCAAAAGAGTTATCTAAAAATGGATTTATTGTTTTAAGATATGATAAAAGAAGTTATACTATTTTACAAAAAAAATTAAAAAATTTTGATAACTTATCAGTAAAAGATTTTGTTGATGATGCAAGAGCAGGGATTGATTTTTTGAATACTTTAGATGAAGTAGATAAAAATAATATTTTTATTTTAGGTCATAGTCAAGGTGCATCATTTTTGCCATTGATTATAAAAAATAAAAATATTAAAGGAGCAATAGCTATTTCACCAGGGCTTTTAAATATTTTTGATCAAATGGAGTATCAATTAAAGTATCAATTAGATTATATAAAAGCTTTAAAAAATGATGAAAAATACAAACAAACAATAGATTTAATAGAAAAATATCTTGAAGAAATAGAAGACGCAAACAAAAAATTTAAAGATGATTCTTTAAAAAATGATGATGTTATTTTAGGTCAAAAGGCTAAAGTTTTTATAGATTGGGTAAAGTTTCAACCAGATCCATACAAAGATATTTTTTCTATAAATATTCCACTTTTGATTTTAAATGGAACTCAAGATTTAAAAACACCAAAAGAACTTCTTGAAAGTAAAGAGTCTTCATTAAAGGAAAATAAAAATATAACCATTGAATATTTAGAAAATACTACACACGAAATGTTAAATAATATAACCATGAATTTCAATGATGAAATAATAAAAAATATATTAAATTGGGTAAATAATTTAAATTAA